The Nitrospinota bacterium region CTAAACAGGCCGCAATATAGAGGAGGGGGGGGATCATCGGGTGCAAAGTTAGGTATGTTAGTTAATTTCAGTGGCCTTGTCAAGAGAATCATCCACAATCATCCTAAAGAAGGTTTTCTTCCCCACCGCCCCTTGCTTGATTCCTGCCCCCAGCCACCTTCTCCCTCGTAGACTTTCACAACCATATTTCATAGATACTTGATTTTATTATTCAAAGTGATATAAAAAGAATGCCCTCCATCAACCTGGTTGTGTATTTAGCGGTATTTATGTCCCTTAAAGATAAAGAAAAATGGAATCGCAAATATCAGGCAACCGAATATACTTCGGGCCGGGAGCCCTGCCAGTGGCTGAGAGAGAATTCCGGGCTGTTGCCTGGGAAAGGCAAGGCGCTGGATATTGCTTCTGGAGAAGGCCGGAACGCGGTTTATGCCGCCTCTCTGGGATACGAGGTGCTGGGGCTCGATATTTCGGAGAAGGGGCTTCAAAATGCCCAGGACCTGGCCCACGAAAAAAATCTCCCCATCGACACCCTGGTCACGGATCTTGACGGCTTCGAGTTCGAGGAAAATGCATTTGATCTGGTCATGTGCTTTTACTTTCTGGACCGCAACCTGTTTCCAGGTATCCGCAAAACTCTCAAACCGGGAGGTCTGCTGATCTATGAAACATTCACACTGGATCATTTGAAATACACTGGCTTAAAAAGAGAATGGGTTTTGGAATACAATGAATTACTTAGAGAGTTTCAAACGTTTCGCGTCCTCGGGTATCGCGAAGTGGACCGGGATGAAAAAGGATTCGCGTCCCTCATCGCCTGTAAAATGGACTGATAACTAAATATGATTCAACATCTCTACATAAAAAATATGCGGCCATTTTGGGCGTTTCTAACTTTTCTTATGGCTCTCAGCTTATTCCTTGGATGCGGCACGACCAAAGAAAAAAAACTGGAGAGAGAAGGTCTCACCCTGATTTACCGCCCAAAACACCAGGCAGACGCTACAATCGAAAAGATGCACCTGAATCATCCGATAAAAATTTCGGAAGAAGAATTTCAAAACCATCTTTACTCCCTTCAATATGAAGAACTTTTTCTCCTGGGAAAAAATAAGTACGTCATTTCCCTTCAGGATGTGAGCAAAATCAGCAAAGATTTGACCAAGGCGGTCAATCACTTGACGCCCCAAAATATCCTTGTTTTCGAGTTGGACACCTCTCGGGGCACCACCCGAGGAGAAATTTTTGCAGCCGAAGGCAAAATCAATTTTCGTTTTGATACCATCAAGGGGGCCGCTTTTTCCAGCAATTCCCTTGCCAGAAGTACAGCCTCCGTGTGGCGGCTTGTTCCGGTGAAGGGACAAATACAAAAAACAACCAATAGAATTCTGGGATCGAGCACCTTGGGAAACTGGATCGTTGCTGATATGACACTGCCCGAGAAATCCCGAAGACTGTTGAAGGGCAAAAAGACCCAAAGCCAACCATCACAACCCTCCCCTTCCCCTCAGCCCGTGCCAAGCACCCCCCCAGGGAATAATGACCAGGAACTGGAGAAAAAACTAAAGTTCTTGAAAGATTTGCGGAGTAAGGACCTGATTGATGAAGAGGAGTATGAAAAAAAGAGAAAGGAACTTCTCGATAGTTTCCTTTAGGAGGAGACTTCTTTTCTTTGCTGTGCCTCGTTCGCTAGAATCTGATCGACTTTATCCATCAAGTCGTTTCTTTCCTGATTGGTCGCATCGATTCTCCGTTTCAATTGAACAATCTCAGCGTCTAGAAGATCTTCGCGGCGCACCTCGTCTTCCAGATGCCAGCAACGTATGTTTCTCATCGCCAACTCGCTGACCGCTAGGCCCAGCTCTTTGATGCTATCGCTCGGTTTGACATTTTTATTGGTGTAAAGTTTCACCTTTTCATCGCGAATTTTTACTTTGCCTTCCAGGGCGTCGGCGAAGAAGGCATTGATCTCACCCATGAGTTCCTGGCTTTGCTTCAAAACCAATTCGCGTTTGGTTTGCAATTCGTCCTTTTTAGAATCAGAATCGCTCATTGCCTCCAGAGCTTCGTCGAGATGCCAAAGGCGCAGGTTTTTTATCGAAAGTTTATCGACCAGACTTCCCAGTGTTTCCGCCATTTTATATTGTGTCTCCCATGATTAAAGCTAGCTTCCTGTTTTCTTCAACGTTTCCTGAGGCAATAAATTCCGTCGCGGACGGTCAACATAACCGCTTCGACGCGGGCATCCTGTC contains the following coding sequences:
- a CDS encoding class I SAM-dependent methyltransferase; protein product: MPSINLVVYLAVFMSLKDKEKWNRKYQATEYTSGREPCQWLRENSGLLPGKGKALDIASGEGRNAVYAASLGYEVLGLDISEKGLQNAQDLAHEKNLPIDTLVTDLDGFEFEENAFDLVMCFYFLDRNLFPGIRKTLKPGGLLIYETFTLDHLKYTGLKREWVLEYNELLREFQTFRVLGYREVDRDEKGFASLIACKMD
- a CDS encoding DUF4254 domain-containing protein; translation: MAETLGSLVDKLSIKNLRLWHLDEALEAMSDSDSKKDELQTKRELVLKQSQELMGEINAFFADALEGKVKIRDEKVKLYTNKNVKPSDSIKELGLAVSELAMRNIRCWHLEDEVRREDLLDAEIVQLKRRIDATNQERNDLMDKVDQILANEAQQRKEVSS